tacgaggagaagtcggtggcaattctagatcggcaagtttgccagttgagatcaaagagttaccatTCAGTTTGAGTGccgtggagaggtcagcctattgaggcagatACTTGggtgtccgagtccgatatgcgaagtagatttccccaccttttcaccagcccaggtacttttctatgtccgttcgaggatgaacggttattttagaggtggagaatgtgatgacccaaaaggtcatcttatgttttggaACTCGAATCTgctctcttaagccttaaaaatctcatttttaccctcctcgatttgcgtgctcAGTCCGGGCagttttccggaaagcttttatgttgaaaactaataaaaataagaatttttgccttaaaagttggttttagttgacttcggtcaatattttttgtaaattagcccggatccgtactttgacagtcccggtaggtccgtatcgaattatggggcctgggtgtatgcccgtaatcgaattcggaggtccctagcttgagttatgaatttttgatgaaaattaaaagtttggaaattatttgtttttaagaattgattgatatttccattgttagtatcgggtccgtattttggttccggagctcgatacaagttcattatgatatttaagacatgtctgtgaaatttggtgagaaacggagttgatttgacgtgattcggacgtccagttgagaaaatagaaattttaaagtgttcttgagaattttatttgatttggtactaaattcatagttctaggtgttattttggtgatttgatcgcgcgagaaagttcgtatgatatttttagacttgtgtgcatgtttggtttggagccgcgagggctcgagtgagtttcggataggctacggagtaaGATTTGGCTTAGAAAACACTGATGGGCAtctgatattattgcaggcctctgatcttgcATTTGCAAGATcaagcatcgcaattgcgacctctaaGAGGTTCGAATTTGcgaacttctcatcgcaaatgcgaagagaagctgggccaataGTTTTCGCATTTTCGAAGGGAGTCAGGGAATGCcagttatcgcaaatgcgatcatttagtcgcatttgcaaagattcaaggtcgcatttgcgtacttatcttcgcatttgcgaaggtagcagaagtgtgaagggcttcgcatttgcgaagctcaggtcgcaaatgcgacatttgtagctgatcaaaatgactttttgatgggaattttcattcatttctcaaattttcaagacctaaaacacaagagtcgattttccaaagaccatttcttccccaaatcataggtaagtgactctaaactggtttcttttaatctttcactacattttacaagatttcaacctaaaatctaaggttttcatggtagaattagtggttttggttagaaactagggatttcgaaaatgtggggatttagacctcaatttgacaTCGGATTCGAAAACCatatatatattcgggctcgggggtgaatgggtaaatggattttggtccgaacctcgagttttgacaaagcgggcccggggtcaatttttgacttttttgaggaaaatttgggaaatctaaatttatgcaatgtaattgattgctttagcaatatttgatattattgagtcatttttgaatagatacgagtggtttggaggtgaattctagaggaaaagttgtgattgagaatgaagtggccttcagagcaaggtaagtgtcgtgtctaactttggcttgagggaatatgtattatgtgttcatttgctacgggtttggttgttaaatacgatgtatatgtgaggtgacgagcatctatgcttcgttgtcgagtcatagcatgcgagtgaaattctattcttgtctattttgtagccttaaattctactatccatgcttagcgggttatttgaaatgttgggtgattTACATCTGGTTTCActaagatttggtaactttcgaatattgattcaagattgagattacattgtgctattgattacgGGTACAATACTGGTTTCTCtttgatactcttatctatccgttgttattgattctgtgattggtgaggaggagtgtaaagtacgaagggtgatgccgtgcatgcattatttatattgtgaggaagagtgtaaaacacgaagagtgatgccatgtatattatgagaggtttaaagcacgaagggtgatgccgtgtatattatgagaggtttaatgcatgaagggtgatgtcgtgccgttctatttatttatttggtgaggttgagagtaaatgcaCAAAGGATAATGCCATGCCgttctatttctttattttgtgaggttgagagtaaaagcacgaagggtgatgccgtgcagttttccttgctgttttaattgctcaattcgtttaaggattttttgtttaattctgtcttttcattattctcactctttatgtatCCCCCcattgtatgttcccttcccattatttctgcgttatttctttatttactgttgttgccactagcatgattatactgttcaggttatatgtgagtgtcttgtcctagcctcgtcactacttcgccgaggttaggctcgacacttaccaatacatggggtaggttgtactgatgctgcacactgcactttctgtgcagactttgataccggctccggttgatcgagattttgctattggtctgctGTTTGGAGACTCAAGGttgatctgtcggcgttcacagaccttgaagtccccgtctactttttaTATCACTGTTGTTTTATTTCATTCAgtcagttatatttctttcagactccagatccgggtggtagtaattaatacaattttataaaattccgcatcccttatatttcatcttagttaattattgttatttactgaatggaaataagaaattggtttaataattttctaacgttggcttgcctagcaagtgaaatattaggcgccatcacagtcccatCGATGGAAAATTGCGGGTCGTGACAgtatggttggtttcggttttcgagcggttcaggattgatttagaagaatgattctcgttttagaagctttaagtttgaagagttgatcaaggtttgacttttgggtaaacggactcagaatcgggttttaattattccaataagttagtatgatgattttggacatgtccacaaagttaAATTTCGATTAGTTtaggataagtttgggttgtatggtgatttctTACGGTTTCGACGTTGATTTGTGCATAAAGGTTACTATATTGAGCAAACGTTCATTGATTCGTATTTCGACTAACCCATtatatctgtatcgtaattttggaaccatattaactgaattcatcaagtttcgacatcgtatgaggaatttatggtcattttacaaAGAGTCTGTTTGGACGGCTTAAAAAGTGGGTTTTCAACAGAAATAGCTTTTAAGCCAAAAAGCAATAAGTTGGGGTTGCCCGGCTTATTACTTTTGGCTTGTTTTAAGTAGTTTTAACTTAATTTACACATTTTTAACTTTGTCAAACAATGAAAAAGCTAAAAAGAACTTAAAAGCTAATTTGACCAGCTTAAAAGCCAATCCAAACTTAGGAATTGGGCTACTAGATTTCTTTCAGACTAATTACGAAAtggccactgaattcgtatttaaaaatctgcactatttccaaatattgaaaccaacatatctccttcattttaaggtcaaatggagtgattcaaaagcctaacttgacttgAATTTCACGAGGAATCCACTGGAGATCGAAAGCGAGTTTCAGAATCATTTTGCACAAGAAACGGGGCAGAACATCTGGGCATTTTTGGCTATCAATGTTGTTTGAGTTTTTCACATCTTGAAAGATTGGGATTGTGAGAATTTAAGGATGTTCTTTAAGTTTCTTGAATGGGGTAAGGTCTtaaccataacctaagtattttcctttgattcattcacttggtttaagctttaatccatgattttagTTGAaaattcatttatttatttaaatcaagacctacggttatgtcctaaattttaaaaattgacaatGAGTTAgaggcgctcaaccgagataacccggtcaagcaagcctactagatgctTTCTACCCGAACTTGcccatgaataaagtgaagacatatttcattaattaaaccATGGGAAGATCATGTGAGCAACAACAATTCATTATCAatagttacatcatttataagtctccaaaatattacattacacattcatagtttagaagtggaacatgtgatacaaatacaacattctagtttgacttttccaacaccaatatacaacccacactatgtctacggagcctctaatagattcAAAAGGGTAATATgacagtgtcggcaacaaggctccgactatacctcaaaaaaaCTATACATAGAGGAcaagagatacaagaccccgagaagaagtggggcttaccaagacagctgaggagagggtgtactactatcactgatcaatgccacctgctgtggAACCTTAtccatccattaaagatacagtgcCCCCTgacaaaagagacgtcagtacatacggaatagtactagtatgtaagactaaacaccctctcaatagaacaagtAACAATACAATGAGAAACAATTATAGGATCAAAATGAAAGCCTCAAATAATACCAAtgcatcaagttaggagcaagataagttttcaagtaGATTTCAatgttttaggttgggagatctttagtaccgatataccaccgtgactCCGATCATGGCTCGATCGACTgggccgtctcacccaaagacatccaatcacaatcacaatcaccaccatgtgcaTAGCATGGAATTCGATCTCGACCTGATtgtctaggccgtctcaccacagtgtcgtgtggattgacatcacccttcgctagcaatcatctcatcccatttaaggggaataatctcaacacatcaatctcatcccttttAAGTGGAATTCTCTCAACACATCAATTCGGGTATTTAcctctcaatcactcctacactggcacgtggagttttggggttaggttatttcaacctactcttcctcggtgactaacaaTACTCACAAAATGTTATATACAAGATTCTCAGTTCATTTATAATCCTTCAcatgtcttttcatttcattggcactagtggccacaaatgtaatatcattcttggcacgtcggccgtattCCATATTTCATACTCAACCCTTGCACTTTCAAGCATCATtatggattatcaacaacaaggcatttctaatcaagaccttacgtacacatatgagcaattaagagtcttaggcacattgagTTTTTTTCCACATTTTGGCACAATAACTTGCAATTGGAACATGATTGAATTCATAATATTGtgatacacaacccatactttgagcACATTCCCGAACGATGacataatatgataagagcattcaaaacacattttgaacatatatcaTTTGACATAATTTATTCGGATTAGTCAAATTTATAAGGACTAACTCGGGACACCAGACATAAGAGCTTGAGTCAATCATACTTACAAATTatgagaacatcatggaattcgattctacaagaggagtttagccaacatacctcacttgagctttgcttaaattactacaatgttctgaaaatcctagcaactttaatctatttagaaacataataaaattgaaccataacTAGGAAGATATTCCGGGGTccagctcatttaagcattttatcaaacactaggtaggTATTATGATTTAAGGTTCTCCAATGGTTGATTctttcatcccacaacccaatatttacccatttgagctcaacaaccttcccacaaaatttattggtacatacatgcataaataacactctCCTACCAAGGAATCACACTCTtcattacccatcttctaccccaaactgGAAATGGAAAGCTAGGGCTAGAAcattacctcttggatgaagacaatgtgagttttccttgttgaatttcaaagcaTAGGCAAGGTTTGATGAAAAAAACACTTAGGGCTTCCTCatatctctctagaacactcctctctctctaaaatggcAGTTTAGATCAGCCTAAATAACCCCAAGGTCATTTTTAGAAAAAGGGGATCGGGTTATAAAATCAAAAAATGGGACCCACTGAACTAAACTCTGCGGTCGCAAAGTGCACCACAAATCAGGTGTGCGGCCCCCAAAGTGGGCCGCGAAATGGTCCTTCAAAACTCGACCGGTCTGTTCTAGTCTGCGACAGATCGGTGGTATGCAGATcagttatgcggtcgtataatgcaccgcagaatctTCCTTCGAAGTTTTCTCGTGCTGGTTTTGCACCGAATGTTTGGCCTGCGAAATGTTTACGCGGCCGCATAATTGACTGCACAATGGTCTTCAAAAGTGGCTCAAGTCCTGTTGCACTCCATGGCTTATGTGCGGTCTGCATagtaattctgcggtcgcatagtggactgCAGAAATGTCACGTTCTGCAAAATTCTTTCTTCAACTCCCTAACGCATTGTACAACCTAAAACGTTCGTATAATCATCAAATATATTAGCCtgcctcggcaccacgaaaccttaggTTCTAGATGAAATTTTACAAGGCCTTAAATCCTACCCCGCTTAAGATCaatcgtcctcgaatgagggtcaaaatctgccattagcatccaatgtgacTCAACTATTATTTTacacaccagcagttccaaattttgactaactccctaaattttcaaatatttcgctagagtctcccctataactggacctatccacctatcagagaatcctagaaaccaaacctaacaacatatatataaccCAACGACATAACAAAACATGACAACAACACCAAcaatggcctcataagcaatatatatatatatatatatattactagaaaggaacacccttaagatcaactgtacaagtgatacaaaattgaTAGAAAGTAAGCTCTCAACATTTTCATAGAACATAACTACttaattacatagctattcaaacaaatgagggtacttcttcttcgtctcttcctcggcctcctaggtggcctcttcaacctgttggttttgccatggaactttcacagaggcaatctctttatttctcaTCTTTTGAACCTGCATATCAAGAATGGAAATTGgaatctcctcataagtcaattcttcattaacctcgatAGTCTCAACTGGAGCAATAAGCGACaggtctccaaccaccttcttcaacatggatacatgaaacaacgggtgcactaaagatatctctggaggtagttcaagcATGTAAACCACCCGAccaatcctttgaatgattctgtacggtctggCATACCTCGAACTCAACTTCCCTTTCTTACAAAACTGCATTATACCATTCacggggaaaccttcaagaatacctaatcatcctctttgaactccaaatcacTGCGACGCACATCCAAATAGGACTTCTGACAACTCTGAGCAGTGTTCAACCATtctgtaatgatcttaaccttctccatagcttgatgcatgaggtttggacctatcaaatctgcttccccaatctcgaaccatccaataggagatctacatctcctactataTAGAGCCACGAATGgttccatctgaatgctagcatgataactgttgttgtaggcaaattctatgagggGCAAATGATCATCCAGCTACCCTTCAAGTCAAAAACAGAAGCACGAaatatatcctcaagcgtctgaatggtcTGCTCAGCCTGCcctcggtctgtggatggaaggttgtactaagattcacccgAGTAGCCAAACCTTGTTGAAATTTGATCCAAAAGTTATatgtgaactgtgcccctcgatctgagatgatagaaactggagttctatgcaacctgactatttccttgatatacaactaagcatattgttctgttgtgtcggtagacttaacatgtaagaagtgagctgatttcgtgagtcgatccacaatacccccaaatcgagtcaaacttgcgaggagtgcgaggtagtccttcCACatagtccatattgatcatctcccacttccacaacaagcgatgattcagtccTATTTTGTACAAGCACCCATCCTTCACTACagtccacaagacgaactcccaaactggccaaccgatgaacctccttggccaacgaccTTTGATATTCCTCTAattgagccaaactacccataaatatttggctaagagcatcctctacaacattagccttccccggatgatataggatatcgatgtcgtagtccttgagtaactcaagccatcttctctgcctcatatTCAATtacttctatttgaaaatatattgaaggctcttatggtccgtgaatatatccacatgtaCCTCATACAagtaatgatgccaaatcttcaatgcgaaAACCACTGCCGCGAGCTCTAATTCATGTgttgggtagttcttctcatgattattgagttgcctagaaatatatgcaatcaccttgccatgttgcatcacTACACACCCAATtctgatccttgaagcatcataatataccacaaacccatatgtaccctttggcagggtcaacaccggtgtcgtcgCCAATCTTGACTTCAAcacttggaagctcctttcacaagcatctgactaTTGGAACTTAACTGACTTTTGCAataatttagtcaatggagaggtaagagtagagaacccctccacaaacttcctataatacccagctaagcccaagaaactaagaacctctgttggagttgtaggtctaggccaattcttcaccgctgcaatcttttgagggtcaaccttaattccttctcggGAGACGACATAACCCAAGAATGTGAtggattcaagccaaaattcacacttcaaaaactttgcatacaacttgtgctgatatagaaTTTGCAGAACTGCCTctagatgatcggcatggtcctctctaCTTcgtaaatatacaagaatatcgtcagtGAACACTATCAAAAAGGATttaagaaaaggcttgaagactcgattcataagatccatgaaagctgacGGGGCATGTgctagcccaaaagacatcaccagaaactcaaagtgcccatatcgggtacTGAAAgttgttttcagaatatccttcaccttgatcttcaattggtcatacccggatcttaaaacaattttggagaagtacttagcaccctgcaattggtcaaacaagtcatctatccttgacAGCGGGCACTTATTCATGATCATGACCTTGTTGAgctaccgatagtcaatacacattctcagtgacccatctttcttccttgcAACGAGGACCGGTGTGTCCCAAGGAAACACACTCAGCCGGaagaaacccttctctaacaaaatccttcaactgctccttcaataCTGTCGGTGcaattctgtagggtggaatagatataggttgcatgCCTGGCATTACATCATTCccaaaaatcaatctccctgtctggtggaatcccgagctcatcaggaaagacctccggaaattcattcacaactggcatggactcaagtgtaggttCTTCAACATCGGTGTtcgtaacccagaccaaatggtaaatacaccctttgttgatcatcttcatggccttaaggtaggaaataaacctacccttcggcaccacatcatcccccttccattcaataactTGATCAATTGAAATttcaaacctaacagttctggttcggcaatcaagcttggtaAAACACGAATAAAGCCattccatccccattattacatcaaaatcaacgaTTCCCAATCcgatgagatcggccatggtgtcccgaccacacaCTGTGACaatacaatccctataaacccgggtggccataatagactcaccaactggagtagatacaaagaatgactcatgaagttgttcaggttctattccaaattccatagcaacataaggagtgacataggacaaagttgaaccaggatcaataagagcatatacatcatgagtttggatagtcaatatacgtgtgacaacatctggagaagcatCCAaactctggcgacccctcatagcatagaaacggccggATCTTGTCAAACTCTGTggaccacccctagctgcaccaggccctgcgggtgctggagagccttgagctggaggaggtgttgcggatgtagtagctgtagaGCTGGCTATCTGTGTGGTAACCCTACCCACACTCtagcgggacgaacgacaatccctatGAATATGACCCCTTATACCGCACCCGTAGCATATATGTAGGTCTATGTAGAAGACTTCTAAGTGCATCTTCCTACACCTAGGGCATGAGGGCCTAAGCTGCTGCAAGATTCTCATACcggccgaccctgctggtaggatcccctATTGCCTTGACCGAGCCTGAAACAGTTACAGTGTtgctgactaggccctgatggtTGTGCACTGACTAAAGACTGAGCAAAGAATtaggatggccctgatgatcTTCCCCTAAATgttgacctaccaccaccaccagaagaaccaccaaagttgcccgtggACCGAgccttattgctaccctctcgctccattctattcttcaatttgcgggtctccgTGGCTTGatcaaatgccaccatcttcccattgttcatatcagaattcaaggtagCTATAGTGGCCTCATTAATAATTAAGGGGATGAGGCCCTGCATAAAccagcgcactctagcctccatagtgggcgacatgtaaatagcatacttggacattcgtgaaaatctcatatggtactcctacacactcaggctaccttgcctcagtcACTCAAACTTGGCGGCATGGGTTGCCTTAGTCAGGGTAggaaagaaatgatcaatgaaggcatcggaaAACTCgttccacctcgccggagggcttccCTAATCACCGGACTCCTCCCATAGATCAAACCAATAATATGCCACCTTTTTTAGGTGGTAGAAATCCAACTCCATTGCTTTTGCCTTAGTAGCATGCATAACttggagagtcttgtgcatctcatcaataaagttcCGGGgttcctcctcgggattagtactcgataacactggaggatctaactgaagaaacctgttcaccctggaactagcaaaATTCCCTAGCTGACTAGAAGAAGCAGGTGAAACATTCGACCTGGGAAGCCCATATCTGTATGGATCCCCTAAGATCCACCTTAAAAACACCGGGATCGGGAGTTGggactggaggtggaactggaacaTCAGTTAGAGGAATCGTTACACCCTCAGTAGCTCTAGGATTTGGTGCAGTCTGAGcaggagtagtagaatcaggcagtgtagtagttgGGGGAATaccctcacccctcgggtgctcacccgcatcataaGGGATAGAaccaactgccactcctggggtggcagtatctccttggccagttcttgccttcttcctaggcgtcatgtactgaaaattagagcaatgcacgagttaaaggaggaacagtcttagaatcagctctatcgcacgacctagaatatcaaagaagtgtgttattcctaaatgcccaagtagcctcctaattatagatgtggtcgacaacacaccgataagaaggaccctactagacacggctccgagatatcctaggacactttaaaacctaaGGCTAttataccaagtttgtcacgccccaacctcgaggAGCTtaactggcgctcaaccgagataacccagtcaagcaagcctactagatACTTTATACCCGAACTTGAATGAATAACGTGaagatatatttcattaattagaccatGAGAAGATCATGTCAGCAACACCAATTCTAGTTTCATTATTTCATTATAagtttccaaaatattacattacatactcatagtttagaagtggaacatgtgatacaaatacaacattctagtttgactttcccaacaccaatatataacccacactatgtttacggagcctcggatagatacaaaagagtaatatgatagtgccggcaacaaggctttagctatacctcaaaacactatacatAGAGGACAAGAGATACAAGACACCGAgaagaagtggggctcaccaagtcaactgaggagagggtgtattgctatcactgatcaacgcCGCCTGCTGTTGAACCACCTGCATACATTAAAGATGCAgagcccctggcaaaagggacgttagtacatacggaatagtactagtaagtaatactaaacaccctctcaatagaacgagtaacaataCAATGAGAAACAGTTATAGGATCAAAATGAAATCCTCAAATAATACCAATGCATaaagttaggagcaagataagtttGCAAGTGGATTTCAATTCTTTGGTTTGGGAGATCTTtcgcaccgatataccaccgtgactttggcacggagtctgatcatagcccgatcggctaggtcatctcatccAAAGACATCTAATTAcaatcacaatcaccaccatgtgcgcgacatggTATTTGAtcttgacccgatcggctaggttatTTCGCCACAATGCTGTGTGGATTGACATCACCCTTCACTAAAAATcatcttatcccaattaaggggaataatctcaataaatcaatctcatcccatttaaggggaattcTCTCAACACATCAATTCGGGGTTTTACCCCTCACTCACTTATACACTGGCATGTgcagttttggggttaggttatttcaacctacccttcctcggtgactaacgatacacCAAAAATGTTTATTATATATACAAGATTCTCAGTTCATTTATAATTTTTCAcatgtcttttcatttcattggcactagtggccacaaatgtaatatcatttGTGGCACGTCGGGCATATTCcatatttcatactcacccctTTTACTTTAAAGcatcatcatggattatcaacaacaaggtatTTCTAATCAAGaccttaggtacacatatgagcaattaagagtcttaggcacattgagttttcttccataatttggcataataacttgcaATTGGTACATGATTGAATTCATAATATTTtgatacacaacccatactttgaacacgttCCCGAAGGATGacataatatgataagagcattcaaaatacattttgaacatatatctttcgacacaaaATTTATTCAAAATAGTCAAATTTACGAgagcttgagccaatcatacttacAAATTACGAGAACATCATGGCATTCGATTCTACAAGAggattttagccaacatatctcgcTTGAGcattccttaaattactacaacaatccagaaatcctagcaactttaatctatttagaaacataacaaaattaaaccataattaggaagatatgcGGGAGTCCAGCTAATTTAAGTATTTTATCAACCACTATGTGGGCATTATGATTTACgtttctcctatggtggattccttcatcccaaaacccaatgtttacccatttgagctcaacaaccttcccacaaaCCTTGTTGGTACATGTATACATAAATAACACTCTcccacccaagaatcacactcttcattacccatcttctaccccaaactcgaaatgaaaagctagggctagaaccttacctcttggatgaagacgtTGTAAGTTTTCTTTGTtgaatttcaaagcttgggcaagGATTGATGAAACAAACACTTGGGGCTTTCTCCTCTCTATAGAACACTCCCCTTTCTCTGAAATGGCAGTTTAGACCAACCAAAATAACCCAAGGTCATTTTTATAAAAAAGGGGATCGAGTTATGAAATCAGAAAATGGACACCCCAAACTCAACATTGCGGTCGCAGAGTGCACTGCATATCAGGTCTGCGGCCCACAA
This region of Nicotiana tomentosiformis chromosome 4, ASM39032v3, whole genome shotgun sequence genomic DNA includes:
- the LOC138909535 gene encoding uncharacterized protein, with the translated sequence MPGMQPISIPPYRIAPTVLKEQLKDFVREGFLPAECVSLGHTGPRCKEERWVTENGAKYFSKIVLRSGYDQLKIKVKDILKTTFSTRYGHFEFLVMSFGLAHAPSAFMDLMNRVFKPFLKSFLIVFTDDILVYLRSREDHADHLEAVLQILYQHKLYAKFLKCEFWLESITFLGYVVSREGIKVDPQKIAAELPSVEVKIGDDTGVDPAKGYIWLDDHLPLIEFAYNNSYHASIQMEPFVALYSRRCRSPIGWFEIGEADLIGPNLMHQAMEKVKIITEWLNTAQSCQKSYLDVRRSDLEFKEDD
- the LOC138909534 gene encoding uncharacterized protein — encoded protein: MQFCKKGKLSSRYARPYRIIQRIGRVVYMLELPPEISLVHPLFHVSMLKKVVGDLSLIAPVETIEVNEELTYEEIPISILDMQVQKMRNKEIASVKVPWQNQQVEEAT